The Salvia miltiorrhiza cultivar Shanhuang (shh) chromosome 1, IMPLAD_Smil_shh, whole genome shotgun sequence genome has a window encoding:
- the LOC131025301 gene encoding flavin-containing monooxygenase FMO GS-OX-like 4 isoform X1: MHSTTIQMPIPNPTPTLHFPLPAVPSAISRAVAVIGAGAAGLCAALELRREGHSVVVYERQDKLGGTWAYTPQTEADPLGLDPTRNVVHSSVYASLRTNLPREVMGFRVYPFVASGKPGRDPRRFPGHEEVLEYLRDFAEEFELAEMVRFGREVCHVGKAADDRRWVVKSKRKGGGDGDDQVYDAVVICNGHYSEPRIVDLPGIEEWPGKQIHSHNYRVPDPFHDQVVVLIGSAASADDISRDIAKFAKEVHVASRSAQIGKIPGHNNIWQHSMIKSVDREGRVNFHDGDKTIADVILHCTGYKFSFPFLETNNAVSVDDNRVGPLYKHVFPPTLAPWLSFVGVPWKVLPFPLFELQTKWIAGVLSGRIALESTHQMTSDIQAFYLSLEAAGIPKRYTHKIGESYSQFEYDDWLAAKSGSPPIEEWRKQMYWASGRRKRSAPETYRDEWDDQDLMALAYQELNLFKVSVS; this comes from the exons ATGCACTCAACAACAATCCAAATGCCTATTCCCAACCCGACGCCGACACTCCACTTCCCCCTCCCGGCGGTGCCGTCAGCCATCTCCAGAGCCGTCGCCGTCATCGGAGCCGGGGCCGCCGGACTTTGCGCCGCCCTTGAACTCCGACGAGAAGGTCACAGCGTCGTTGTGTACGAGCGGCAAGACAAGCTAGGCGGCACATGGGCCTACACCCCCCAAACAGAGGCTGACCCGTTAGGCCTCGACCCGACCCGGAACGTGGTCCACTCCAGCGTCTACGCTTCACTCCGGACCAACCTACCCCGCGAGGTGATGGGCTTCCGGGTCTACCCGTTTGTGGCAAGCGGGAAGCCCGGGCGGGACCCGAGGAGGTTCCCGGGTCACGAGGAGGTGTTGGAGTATTTGAGGGATTTCGCGGAGGAGTTTGAGCTGGCGGAGATGGTCAGGTTTGGGAGGGAGGTGTGCCACGTCGGGAAGGCCGCAGATGACCGGCGCTGGGTGGTGAAGTCGAAGAGGAAGGGCGGCGGAGATGGGGATGACCAGGTGTATGATGCGGTGGTCATCTGTAATGGCCACTATTCGGAGCCCCGGATTGTGGATTTACCCG GCATTGAGGAGTGGCCAGGGAAACAGATCCATAGTCACAACTATCGCGTTCCTGATCCCTTTCATGATCAA GTTGTGGTGCTAATCGGGAGTGCTGCAAGTGCTGATGATATCTCCCGAGATATTGCCAAATTCGCAAAAGaagtccatgttgcatctagaTCAGCACAAATTGGAAAAATTCCGGGGCATAATAACATTTGGCAACATTCAATG ATCAAAAGTGTCGACAGAGAGGGTAGGGTGAATTTCCATGATGGAGATAAAACCATTGCTGATGTCATCCTTCACTGCACCGG CTATAAATTTAGTTTTCCTTTTCTTGAGACGAACAATGCCGTGAGTGTGGACGATAATAGAGTGGGCCCACTTTATAAGCATGTTTTTCCTCCGACATTGGCCCCTTGGCTTTCCTTTGTTGGCGTGCCATGGAAGGTTCTGCCCTTTCCCTTATTTGAACTCCAGACCAAGTGGATAGCGGGAGTTTTGTCGGGACGGATTGCGCTCGAGTCCACTCACCAAATGACATCGGATATTCAAGCCTTCTACTTGTCGTTGGAAGCAGCTGGGATTCCTAAGCGATATACTCATAAAATTGGAGAATCTTATTCTCAG TTTGAGTATGATGATTGGTTGGCTGCGAAGAGCGGCTCTCCTCCCATCGAAGAATGGAGAAAGCAAATGTATTGGGCGAGcgggaggaggaagaggagcgCGCCCGAGACGTACCGTGATGAGTGGGATGATCAAGATTTGATGGCATTGGCTTATCAAGAATTAAACCTATTCAAGGTATCTGTATCATAA
- the LOC131025301 gene encoding flavin-containing monooxygenase FMO GS-OX-like 4 isoform X2 has protein sequence MHSTTIQMPIPNPTPTLHFPLPAVPSAISRAVAVIGAGAAGLCAALELRREGHSVVVYERQDKLGGTWAYTPQTEADPLGLDPTRNVVHSSVYASLRTNLPREVMGFRVYPFVASGKPGRDPRRFPGHEEVLEYLRDFAEEFELAEMVRFGREVCHVGKAADDRRWVVKSKRKGGGDGDDQVYDAVVICNGHYSEPRIVDLPGIEEWPGKQIHSHNYRVPDPFHDQVVVLIGSAASADDISRDIAKFAKEVHVASRSAQIGKIPGHNNIWQHSMIKSVDREGRVNFHDGDKTIADVILHCTGYKFSFPFLETNNAVSVDDNRVGPLYKHVFPPTLAPWLSFVGVPWKVLPFPLFELQTKWIAGVLSGRIALESTHQMTSDIQAFYLSLEAAGIPKRYTHKIGESYSQLVFLWCSLSMMIGWLRRAALLPSKNGESKCIGRAGGGRGARPRRTVMSGMIKI, from the exons ATGCACTCAACAACAATCCAAATGCCTATTCCCAACCCGACGCCGACACTCCACTTCCCCCTCCCGGCGGTGCCGTCAGCCATCTCCAGAGCCGTCGCCGTCATCGGAGCCGGGGCCGCCGGACTTTGCGCCGCCCTTGAACTCCGACGAGAAGGTCACAGCGTCGTTGTGTACGAGCGGCAAGACAAGCTAGGCGGCACATGGGCCTACACCCCCCAAACAGAGGCTGACCCGTTAGGCCTCGACCCGACCCGGAACGTGGTCCACTCCAGCGTCTACGCTTCACTCCGGACCAACCTACCCCGCGAGGTGATGGGCTTCCGGGTCTACCCGTTTGTGGCAAGCGGGAAGCCCGGGCGGGACCCGAGGAGGTTCCCGGGTCACGAGGAGGTGTTGGAGTATTTGAGGGATTTCGCGGAGGAGTTTGAGCTGGCGGAGATGGTCAGGTTTGGGAGGGAGGTGTGCCACGTCGGGAAGGCCGCAGATGACCGGCGCTGGGTGGTGAAGTCGAAGAGGAAGGGCGGCGGAGATGGGGATGACCAGGTGTATGATGCGGTGGTCATCTGTAATGGCCACTATTCGGAGCCCCGGATTGTGGATTTACCCG GCATTGAGGAGTGGCCAGGGAAACAGATCCATAGTCACAACTATCGCGTTCCTGATCCCTTTCATGATCAA GTTGTGGTGCTAATCGGGAGTGCTGCAAGTGCTGATGATATCTCCCGAGATATTGCCAAATTCGCAAAAGaagtccatgttgcatctagaTCAGCACAAATTGGAAAAATTCCGGGGCATAATAACATTTGGCAACATTCAATG ATCAAAAGTGTCGACAGAGAGGGTAGGGTGAATTTCCATGATGGAGATAAAACCATTGCTGATGTCATCCTTCACTGCACCGG CTATAAATTTAGTTTTCCTTTTCTTGAGACGAACAATGCCGTGAGTGTGGACGATAATAGAGTGGGCCCACTTTATAAGCATGTTTTTCCTCCGACATTGGCCCCTTGGCTTTCCTTTGTTGGCGTGCCATGGAAGGTTCTGCCCTTTCCCTTATTTGAACTCCAGACCAAGTGGATAGCGGGAGTTTTGTCGGGACGGATTGCGCTCGAGTCCACTCACCAAATGACATCGGATATTCAAGCCTTCTACTTGTCGTTGGAAGCAGCTGGGATTCCTAAGCGATATACTCATAAAATTGGAGAATCTTATTCTCAG CTTGTCTTCTTGTGGTGCAGTTTGAGTATGATGATTGGTTGGCTGCGAAGAGCGGCTCTCCTCCCATCGAAGAATGGAGAAAGCAAATGTATTGGGCGAGcgggaggaggaagaggagcgCGCCCGAGACGTACCGTGATGAGTGGGATGATCAAGATTTGA
- the LOC131025301 gene encoding flavin-containing monooxygenase FMO GS-OX-like 4 isoform X3 produces MHSTTIQMPIPNPTPTLHFPLPAVPSAISRAVAVIGAGAAGLCAALELRREGHSVVVYERQDKLGGTWAYTPQTEADPLGLDPTRNVVHSSVYASLRTNLPREVMGFRVYPFVASGKPGRDPRRFPGHEEVLEYLRDFAEEFELAEMVRFGREVCHVGKAADDRRWVVKSKRKGGGDGDDQVYDAVVICNGHYSEPRIVDLPGNIRIMIICLGLGIEEWPGKQIHSHNYRVPDPFHDQVVVLIGSAASADDISRDIAKFAKEVHVASRSAQIGKIPGHNNIWQHSMIKSVDREGRVNFHDGDKTIADVILHCTGYKFSFPFLETNNAVSVDDNRVGPLYKHVFPPTLAPWLSFVGVPWKVLPFPLFELQTKWIAGVLSGRIALESTHQMTSDIQAFYLSLEAAGIPKRYTHKIGESYSQFEYDDWLAAKSGSPPIEEWRKQMYWASGRRKRSAPETYRDEWDDQDLMALAYQELNLFKVSVS; encoded by the exons ATGCACTCAACAACAATCCAAATGCCTATTCCCAACCCGACGCCGACACTCCACTTCCCCCTCCCGGCGGTGCCGTCAGCCATCTCCAGAGCCGTCGCCGTCATCGGAGCCGGGGCCGCCGGACTTTGCGCCGCCCTTGAACTCCGACGAGAAGGTCACAGCGTCGTTGTGTACGAGCGGCAAGACAAGCTAGGCGGCACATGGGCCTACACCCCCCAAACAGAGGCTGACCCGTTAGGCCTCGACCCGACCCGGAACGTGGTCCACTCCAGCGTCTACGCTTCACTCCGGACCAACCTACCCCGCGAGGTGATGGGCTTCCGGGTCTACCCGTTTGTGGCAAGCGGGAAGCCCGGGCGGGACCCGAGGAGGTTCCCGGGTCACGAGGAGGTGTTGGAGTATTTGAGGGATTTCGCGGAGGAGTTTGAGCTGGCGGAGATGGTCAGGTTTGGGAGGGAGGTGTGCCACGTCGGGAAGGCCGCAGATGACCGGCGCTGGGTGGTGAAGTCGAAGAGGAAGGGCGGCGGAGATGGGGATGACCAGGTGTATGATGCGGTGGTCATCTGTAATGGCCACTATTCGGAGCCCCGGATTGTGGATTTACCCGGTAACATCCGGATTATGATTATTTGTTTGGGATT AGGCATTGAGGAGTGGCCAGGGAAACAGATCCATAGTCACAACTATCGCGTTCCTGATCCCTTTCATGATCAA GTTGTGGTGCTAATCGGGAGTGCTGCAAGTGCTGATGATATCTCCCGAGATATTGCCAAATTCGCAAAAGaagtccatgttgcatctagaTCAGCACAAATTGGAAAAATTCCGGGGCATAATAACATTTGGCAACATTCAATG ATCAAAAGTGTCGACAGAGAGGGTAGGGTGAATTTCCATGATGGAGATAAAACCATTGCTGATGTCATCCTTCACTGCACCGG CTATAAATTTAGTTTTCCTTTTCTTGAGACGAACAATGCCGTGAGTGTGGACGATAATAGAGTGGGCCCACTTTATAAGCATGTTTTTCCTCCGACATTGGCCCCTTGGCTTTCCTTTGTTGGCGTGCCATGGAAGGTTCTGCCCTTTCCCTTATTTGAACTCCAGACCAAGTGGATAGCGGGAGTTTTGTCGGGACGGATTGCGCTCGAGTCCACTCACCAAATGACATCGGATATTCAAGCCTTCTACTTGTCGTTGGAAGCAGCTGGGATTCCTAAGCGATATACTCATAAAATTGGAGAATCTTATTCTCAG TTTGAGTATGATGATTGGTTGGCTGCGAAGAGCGGCTCTCCTCCCATCGAAGAATGGAGAAAGCAAATGTATTGGGCGAGcgggaggaggaagaggagcgCGCCCGAGACGTACCGTGATGAGTGGGATGATCAAGATTTGATGGCATTGGCTTATCAAGAATTAAACCTATTCAAGGTATCTGTATCATAA